The Candidatus Limnocylindrales bacterium genome has a window encoding:
- a CDS encoding PHP domain-containing protein: MELADLHVHTVHSDGTSTPEEVVKRAKLANLKAISITDHDTVSGIDPAMAVAKELGIEVIPGVELSVTYQGKDIHILGYFIDYKDQKFLDYLELFKIGRIRRVEKMIAQLNRKGLPIRIESVLTKAGSGVVGRPHIAEVLVEEGYVTSYEEAFQKYLGDQGPIFAEKYPLSPEEGIALIQSIGGVSVLAHPGCYNQDGIIPELAKKGLDGIETIPPQNFPGDPQHYARLAQRYHLLESGGSDYHGERGGGTPMGMRAIPYSFVEKLRQRAGGR; the protein is encoded by the coding sequence TTGGAACTGGCAGATTTACATGTACATACCGTCCATTCGGACGGAACTTCCACGCCTGAGGAGGTTGTAAAACGAGCCAAGTTGGCTAATTTGAAGGCCATCAGCATCACCGACCATGATACCGTAAGTGGTATTGATCCGGCCATGGCTGTTGCCAAGGAACTGGGAATCGAGGTAATACCCGGGGTAGAGCTGAGTGTTACCTATCAAGGTAAGGATATCCATATACTCGGATACTTTATCGATTATAAGGATCAGAAATTCCTGGACTATCTGGAACTTTTCAAAATCGGAAGGATCCGAAGGGTAGAAAAAATGATTGCCCAACTCAATCGGAAGGGTCTTCCGATTCGAATCGAATCGGTTCTGACAAAAGCAGGATCTGGAGTGGTTGGCCGACCGCATATCGCCGAGGTCCTGGTCGAGGAGGGTTATGTAACCTCCTATGAAGAAGCCTTTCAAAAATATCTCGGAGATCAGGGACCGATCTTTGCAGAAAAGTATCCCCTAAGTCCCGAAGAAGGAATAGCTTTGATTCAATCCATTGGAGGGGTCTCGGTATTGGCCCATCCCGGCTGCTATAACCAGGATGGAATAATTCCGGAATTGGCAAAAAAAGGACTGGATGGGATTGAAACGATCCCTCCTCAAAACTTCCCGGGAGATCCTCAACATTATGCCAGACTGGCCCAAAGATACCATCTCCTGGAAAGTGGAGGTTCCGATTATCACGGGGAGCGAGGTGGCGGTACCCCCATGGGTATGCGGGCGATCCCTTATAGTTTTGTTGAGAAACTCAGGCAAAGGGCAGGTGGGCGCTAA
- the larC gene encoding nickel pincer cofactor biosynthesis protein LarC — translation MKIAYFDCFSGVSGNMILGALLDAGLPLEELQAELKKLPFSGYQISVKKVQKLGLSGTHVEVKAEENPEHRHLSDILEILNRSTLAPFLKDRAGQIFQRIAQVEAEIHRMPVEEVHFHEIGAVDSMVDIVGAVCGLYRLGIEKIYVSRFTLGRGFVDCAHGRIPLPAPATLALLKGKPVFFSDIEGELVTPTGAAILTTLGSEFGNPPAMTLQAIGYGAGTKDFPIPNVLRLCIGELQEQKVPEGPEERSQERVVVIETNIDDMNPQFYEYVMDQLFKAGALDVYLTPVLMKKSRPGTLLTVICTPSLLPEISTLILRETTTLGIRWQEMERMKAERELVDWNTPYGKVKVKVARWNGRIISATPEYEDCKKIAEVHKEKSLKEIYNEISYTILQKKGDGLE, via the coding sequence ATGAAAATAGCCTATTTTGATTGTTTTTCCGGAGTCAGTGGAAACATGATTTTAGGAGCCCTTCTAGATGCAGGTCTCCCTCTTGAAGAACTTCAGGCAGAACTCAAGAAGCTTCCTTTTTCCGGTTACCAAATTTCGGTTAAGAAAGTCCAGAAACTGGGATTGTCTGGAACTCATGTGGAAGTAAAAGCCGAAGAAAACCCAGAGCACCGGCATTTATCCGATATTTTAGAGATTCTGAACCGGAGTACCCTGGCGCCTTTTCTTAAGGATCGGGCCGGGCAAATTTTCCAGCGTATTGCCCAGGTAGAAGCCGAGATTCATCGAATGCCTGTGGAAGAGGTACACTTCCATGAAATCGGTGCCGTGGACTCTATGGTGGATATCGTCGGAGCGGTTTGTGGATTATACAGGCTTGGAATAGAGAAAATTTATGTTTCTCGTTTCACCTTGGGAAGAGGTTTTGTAGATTGTGCCCATGGCCGTATTCCGCTTCCAGCGCCGGCTACGCTGGCTTTACTTAAAGGTAAACCGGTTTTCTTTTCAGATATAGAGGGAGAACTGGTTACGCCTACCGGAGCAGCCATCTTAACTACCCTGGGTTCGGAATTCGGAAATCCGCCAGCCATGACCCTTCAAGCTATTGGATATGGGGCAGGGACAAAGGATTTTCCGATTCCCAATGTGCTAAGGCTTTGTATAGGAGAATTGCAAGAGCAGAAAGTTCCTGAGGGACCGGAGGAAAGGAGTCAGGAACGGGTGGTCGTTATTGAAACGAACATCGACGATATGAATCCCCAGTTTTACGAGTATGTCATGGACCAACTCTTTAAAGCAGGAGCTCTGGATGTTTATCTGACTCCGGTTCTCATGAAGAAGAGCCGACCCGGGACTTTATTAACCGTTATCTGTACTCCATCGCTCCTGCCGGAAATCTCTACCCTCATCCTTCGAGAAACCACAACTCTGGGGATTCGTTGGCAGGAAATGGAGCGTATGAAGGCAGAGCGGGAGTTGGTCGACTGGAATACCCCCTACGGGAAAGTAAAGGTTAAGGTAGCACGCTGGAATGGCCGTATCATTAGTGCAACCCCGGAGTACGAGGACTGTAAAAAGATTGCCGAAGTCCATAAAGAAAAATCCCTCAAGGAAATTTATAATGAGATTAGTTACACTATACTTCAGAAAAAGGGCGATGGTCTGGAATAG
- the lipA gene encoding lipoyl synthase, with translation MEISPPKARKHPPWLKVRMPQGENFFELKKLVRDHKLHTVCESASCPNIGECWNRRTATFMLLGNICTRSCGFCDVPTGRPLGVDWDEPRRVAEAIRKLGLKHVVITSVNRDELKDGGSSIWAETIRRVRQANPTCTLEVLIPDFKGSEEALMTVLAARPDILAHNVETVPRLYRKVRPQANYQQSLEVLRRAKTQGFVTKTGIMLGLGETIEEVYAVMSDLRGVQCDILTLGQYLQPSQQHLPVVRYYHPDEFKMLKARGEEMGFRHVESGPLVRSSYHADEQVNQHRELLDIKIP, from the coding sequence ATGGAAATAAGTCCACCTAAAGCAAGGAAGCATCCACCCTGGCTCAAGGTTCGGATGCCTCAAGGTGAAAATTTCTTTGAGCTTAAAAAGCTGGTTCGAGACCACAAGCTCCACACGGTTTGTGAGAGTGCCAGCTGTCCCAATATTGGGGAATGTTGGAATCGGAGAACTGCTACCTTTATGCTTCTGGGGAATATTTGCACCCGGAGTTGCGGTTTTTGTGATGTACCGACCGGTCGACCGCTGGGAGTAGACTGGGACGAACCCCGGCGGGTCGCCGAGGCAATTCGTAAACTTGGACTGAAGCATGTGGTGATAACCTCGGTTAATCGGGATGAACTGAAGGATGGAGGTTCTTCTATCTGGGCCGAGACCATTCGCCGGGTTCGACAGGCAAACCCGACCTGCACCCTTGAGGTTTTGATACCTGATTTTAAAGGCTCTGAAGAAGCTTTGATGACCGTTTTAGCGGCCAGGCCGGATATCTTAGCTCATAACGTCGAGACGGTTCCTCGATTATATCGTAAAGTTCGGCCTCAGGCGAACTATCAACAGAGCCTGGAGGTGTTAAGAAGGGCCAAAACCCAGGGGTTTGTAACCAAAACTGGAATTATGCTGGGCCTCGGAGAAACCATCGAAGAAGTTTATGCGGTGATGTCAGATTTACGTGGGGTGCAGTGTGACATTTTAACCTTAGGTCAATACCTCCAACCCTCCCAACAACATCTCCCGGTTGTTCGATACTACCACCCGGATGAGTTCAAAATGCTAAAAGCTCGAGGGGAAGAGATGGGATTCCGGCATGTGGAATCCGGTCCTCTTGTTAGAAGCTCCTATCATGCCGATGAGCAGGTCAACCAACACCGGGAGTTGTTGGACATTAAAATCCCATGA
- a CDS encoding NADH-quinone oxidoreductase subunit A, which produces MNTYIPVLILALFSALIAGGLLLLTSILGPKRLTKAKLEPFESGVQPLQTSVVRIPVKFYIVAILFILFDIEIIFLFPWATVFRELGVFGFVEMIVFLLMLVAGLVYAWKKGALEWE; this is translated from the coding sequence ATGAATACATACATTCCTGTCCTCATTCTGGCTCTCTTTTCCGCGCTTATTGCCGGAGGACTTCTGTTATTGACCTCAATCTTAGGACCCAAAAGACTCACCAAGGCCAAACTGGAACCCTTTGAAAGTGGGGTTCAACCCCTTCAAACCTCGGTGGTCCGGATCCCTGTTAAATTCTACATTGTAGCCATACTTTTTATCCTTTTCGATATTGAGATCATTTTCCTTTTTCCCTGGGCAACGGTGTTTCGTGAACTGGGTGTATTTGGTTTTGTCGAGATGATCGTCTTTCTCCTCATGTTAGTGGCCGGACTCGTTTATGCCTGGAAGAAAGGAGCTCTGGAGTGGGAGTAA
- a CDS encoding pyruvate dehydrogenase complex dihydrolipoamide acetyltransferase, whose protein sequence is MASKVTMPKLSDTMQEGVIVKWLKKEGDKVQSGDVIAEIETDKANLEMEAYASGILKKILKKEGESAPVGELIAIIAEPHEDISSLLPGGEGQKEAGKAESPTPRRGAGEIEKPAEVVETRQEKRTQVKEAEEFEEPEKIKEGEREKKRHLEVMKGGRADEMEAAKKPEVGSAEELTEMEEEPEHVKASPMARRMAKNLGLDLSQIKGSGPLGRVIKRDIEMFMERAEKIPSYEPERPPRWVPGKIEVTPEVPVAPAPAEFEEKELTMMRKTIARRMAESKGPVPHFYITSEIDMGKAMEFRKLVNELEEDLKISFNDLIIKAVAKALMKYPQLNASFAGDKIRVYKGIHIGVAVALEDGLITPVIRNCEVKSLGQIAREAKDLAEKARSKKLKPEEYTGSTFTISNLGMYDVENFAAIINPPEGAILAVGSIQEKPVVVEGQIRVGHRMKVTLSCDHRVTDGATAAKFLQELKKILENPMTLAV, encoded by the coding sequence ATGGCAAGTAAAGTTACAATGCCTAAACTCAGCGATACGATGCAGGAAGGGGTGATTGTCAAGTGGCTGAAGAAAGAAGGGGACAAAGTTCAGAGCGGGGACGTCATCGCTGAGATCGAGACAGATAAAGCCAATCTAGAAATGGAAGCCTACGCCTCAGGGATTTTAAAAAAGATCCTTAAAAAGGAAGGGGAATCCGCTCCGGTGGGGGAGTTGATTGCAATTATTGCAGAACCCCATGAGGATATCTCCAGCTTACTTCCCGGAGGAGAAGGGCAGAAAGAAGCCGGAAAAGCTGAAAGTCCTACCCCGAGGAGAGGTGCTGGAGAAATTGAAAAACCTGCCGAGGTGGTAGAGACCAGGCAGGAGAAAAGAACACAAGTTAAAGAGGCCGAAGAATTTGAAGAGCCAGAAAAAATCAAAGAAGGGGAACGGGAGAAAAAACGCCACCTCGAAGTAATGAAGGGGGGAAGAGCGGACGAGATGGAAGCCGCTAAAAAACCTGAAGTTGGAAGTGCTGAAGAACTGACGGAAATGGAAGAAGAGCCAGAACATGTTAAAGCTTCCCCCATGGCTCGAAGAATGGCCAAGAACTTAGGACTCGATCTTTCTCAAATAAAGGGAAGTGGCCCCCTGGGTCGGGTGATCAAACGGGATATCGAGATGTTTATGGAAAGGGCCGAAAAAATACCTTCTTATGAGCCAGAACGTCCACCGCGATGGGTGCCTGGAAAAATAGAAGTTACCCCCGAAGTACCGGTTGCCCCTGCACCTGCGGAATTCGAAGAAAAAGAGTTGACTATGATGCGAAAAACCATCGCCAGACGAATGGCCGAAAGCAAAGGGCCTGTCCCCCATTTTTATATCACATCAGAAATCGATATGGGGAAGGCGATGGAATTTCGCAAATTAGTCAACGAGCTGGAAGAAGACCTTAAAATCAGCTTTAACGACCTGATTATTAAAGCCGTAGCCAAAGCCCTTATGAAATATCCCCAATTGAATGCTTCCTTTGCAGGCGATAAGATCAGAGTTTATAAAGGAATCCATATCGGTGTAGCGGTCGCTCTGGAAGATGGATTAATAACCCCGGTGATCCGAAATTGCGAGGTTAAAAGCCTGGGGCAAATTGCCCGAGAAGCCAAAGATCTGGCCGAAAAGGCTCGATCGAAAAAATTAAAACCCGAAGAATATACCGGTAGTACCTTTACCATCTCCAATCTGGGTATGTACGATGTGGAGAACTTTGCTGCAATTATTAACCCCCCGGAAGGGGCTATCTTGGCCGTCGGCTCGATCCAGGAAAAACCGGTGGTGGTGGAAGGCCAAATTCGAGTCGGCCATCGTATGAAAGTGACCCTATCCTGCGATCATCGGGTTACCGATGGCGCCACCGCCGCCAAGTTTTTACAGGAATTGAAGAAAATTCTGGAAAATCCCATGACGCTCGCCGTGTAA
- a CDS encoding pyruvate dehydrogenase complex E1 component subunit beta, producing the protein MKGKVSLTFRLTPEYFHMPVITYREALNQALREEMRRDERVFLMGEEVGLYQGAYKVSQGLLEEFGEKRVIDTPITEEAFTGVGVGAAMVGLRPVIEMMTFNFSIVAMDQIVNSAAKIRYMSGGQFKIPMVIRGPGGAAHSLAAQHSHSLETWFCYVPGLKVVMPGVPKDAKGLLKSAIRDDNPVIFIEGELLYGTKGEVPEGEYTIPLGKADIKRKGSDVTIIAYSKMVLLAMEAAEELAKEGIEVEIVDPRTLRPLDETTILNSVRKTNRAVIVEEGWEFGGFGAQIAEIIYRKAFDYIDAPIERVAARNVPMPYAKNLEMATIPNKARVIEAVKKVLYFD; encoded by the coding sequence GTGAAAGGAAAAGTTTCCTTGACCTTTCGCCTTACGCCTGAGTATTTCCACATGCCGGTTATAACTTATCGAGAAGCACTCAACCAGGCTCTTCGAGAGGAAATGCGTCGAGATGAAAGGGTTTTTCTCATGGGAGAGGAGGTAGGTCTCTATCAAGGAGCCTATAAAGTCAGCCAGGGTTTACTAGAAGAATTTGGAGAAAAAAGGGTCATTGACACCCCTATCACCGAAGAGGCCTTTACCGGGGTAGGAGTCGGTGCAGCTATGGTAGGATTGAGACCAGTCATCGAAATGATGACCTTTAATTTCTCTATCGTGGCCATGGATCAGATTGTAAACAGTGCGGCTAAGATTCGATACATGTCGGGAGGACAGTTTAAGATCCCCATGGTGATCCGAGGCCCTGGAGGAGCTGCCCATTCACTGGCAGCCCAGCATTCCCACTCCCTGGAAACCTGGTTTTGTTATGTCCCGGGACTCAAAGTCGTTATGCCGGGTGTCCCTAAGGACGCCAAAGGCTTACTTAAAAGTGCCATCCGGGATGATAATCCCGTTATTTTTATCGAAGGGGAGTTGTTATACGGTACGAAAGGGGAAGTTCCTGAAGGAGAATACACCATTCCCCTTGGAAAAGCCGATATCAAAAGAAAAGGGAGCGATGTAACCATTATAGCTTATTCCAAAATGGTCCTCCTGGCTATGGAGGCGGCTGAAGAATTGGCTAAAGAGGGTATTGAGGTAGAAATTGTAGATCCCCGGACTTTGAGGCCCTTGGATGAAACCACAATTCTTAACTCGGTTCGTAAAACCAACCGGGCGGTGATTGTTGAAGAAGGTTGGGAATTTGGAGGATTTGGGGCTCAGATTGCGGAGATTATCTACCGTAAGGCTTTTGACTATATTGATGCTCCCATCGAGCGGGTAGCAGCGAGAAACGTTCCCATGCCCTATGCGAAGAATTTAGAAATGGCCACTATACCCAATAAAGCGAGGGTTATAGAAGCCGTCAAAAAGGTCTTATACTTTGACTAA
- a CDS encoding cob(I)yrinic acid a,c-diamide adenosyltransferase, producing the protein MMKIYTRTGDKGETGLFGGERVLKDSPYVEAYGTVDELNSVLGLAVSFITDTQIRNILENIQSELFKVGADLATPFNQPKLEARKPIPRIVPEQITRLEEWIDQCEAELVPLTRFILPGGTPGAAYLHFARTVSRRAERRVVTLAQNHDINKEIIKYLNRLSDLLFVLARLVNQRAGQPETIWEP; encoded by the coding sequence ATGATGAAAATCTACACACGAACCGGAGATAAAGGGGAAACAGGTTTATTCGGTGGGGAACGTGTTCTGAAAGATTCCCCCTATGTGGAAGCCTACGGAACCGTAGATGAGCTTAATTCGGTTTTGGGACTGGCCGTATCCTTTATAACCGATACCCAAATTCGAAATATCCTGGAGAACATTCAATCGGAACTATTTAAGGTAGGTGCGGATCTGGCAACTCCCTTTAACCAACCAAAGCTGGAAGCTCGAAAACCCATACCCCGTATTGTACCGGAACAGATAACCCGATTAGAAGAATGGATCGATCAATGCGAAGCGGAACTGGTTCCCTTGACCCGCTTTATCTTACCGGGTGGGACTCCCGGCGCGGCCTACCTCCATTTTGCCAGAACGGTCTCCCGCCGGGCGGAGCGTCGCGTGGTGACCCTGGCACAGAACCACGACATCAATAAGGAAATCATTAAGTATCTAAACCGACTTTCAGATTTGCTTTTCGTCCTGGCTCGCCTGGTTAACCAACGAGCCGGTCAACCGGAAACGATCTGGGAACCCTAA
- a CDS encoding Phenylacetic acid catabolic protein gives MIKKISTFDDWIDMFAQWRNDIGFDSKLIGDYKFETKFVEVDSPEIEFGDFAGQRKWETVLQIPNQQVRDALLTLIVYQGDTEFASVEQQRHLVQTAPSDEDLQSLLRVMTEEMRHGYQMSYLLVNYFGDSGKLEARKLLERRAFKRNRLLGSFNEEVNNWLDFFVYTEFIDRDGKFQLQMLSRCGFAPLGRSTKAMLKEESYHLGTGHTGLRRILMAGKIPVEIIQKYFNKWIPTAYDLFGTDHSSSAHWAYVSGLKARYNEGETKEPADKNNLNEAARALFHKEISWLVDNLNKLIPEDKPKLYVPDMKFNRRIGGYAGKTYTVKGEPLNEADYTLYLQKVLPSPEDERKLQEIFKENDWITPMDRK, from the coding sequence ATGATAAAAAAAATCTCTACCTTCGATGATTGGATCGATATGTTCGCCCAATGGCGAAACGATATCGGGTTCGATTCAAAGCTTATCGGAGATTACAAATTTGAGACCAAATTTGTAGAAGTTGACTCTCCAGAGATTGAATTCGGAGACTTTGCAGGACAGCGGAAATGGGAGACCGTCCTTCAGATCCCCAATCAGCAAGTTCGGGATGCCCTTCTAACCCTCATTGTCTATCAAGGAGATACCGAGTTTGCCTCGGTAGAACAGCAGCGGCATCTGGTTCAGACTGCACCCAGCGACGAAGATCTTCAGAGCCTCCTGCGGGTCATGACCGAAGAAATGCGCCACGGGTACCAGATGTCGTATCTGTTGGTGAACTATTTCGGTGATTCAGGAAAATTGGAAGCCAGAAAACTTTTGGAACGGCGGGCCTTTAAACGGAATCGCCTCCTGGGTTCTTTTAACGAAGAGGTCAATAACTGGCTGGATTTCTTTGTCTATACCGAATTTATCGATCGAGACGGAAAGTTTCAACTCCAGATGTTGAGTCGTTGTGGATTCGCTCCCTTAGGTCGGAGCACCAAAGCCATGCTCAAAGAAGAATCCTACCACCTGGGAACCGGCCATACCGGGTTGCGAAGAATTCTCATGGCGGGTAAAATCCCGGTAGAAATCATTCAAAAATATTTCAACAAATGGATCCCAACAGCTTATGACCTTTTTGGCACCGATCATTCTTCTTCAGCCCACTGGGCCTATGTATCTGGATTGAAAGCCCGATACAACGAAGGAGAAACCAAAGAACCCGCCGATAAGAATAACCTCAATGAAGCGGCCCGGGCTCTTTTCCATAAGGAAATTAGCTGGCTCGTCGATAACCTCAACAAACTCATCCCTGAAGATAAACCTAAACTTTATGTACCAGATATGAAGTTTAACCGAAGAATTGGAGGTTACGCCGGGAAAACTTACACTGTTAAAGGAGAACCTTTAAACGAGGCAGATTATACCCTTTATCTTCAAAAGGTTTTACCTTCTCCCGAAGATGAACGAAAACTCCAGGAAATCTTCAAGGAGAATGACTGGATAACCCCGATGGATAGGAAATAA
- a CDS encoding NUDIX domain-containing protein, whose amino-acid sequence MKQTQSAGGVVINPKGQVLVVNQNGTSWSLPKGHIEDSEDALTAAKREIYEESGVGNLKLVKDLGSYRRYKIGLNGDEDPTELKTIHMFLFRTDQEVLNPQDSENPEARWVEKDKVADLLTHPKDKEFFLRIKNDL is encoded by the coding sequence ATGAAACAAACCCAGAGCGCCGGTGGCGTGGTTATTAACCCAAAGGGACAGGTCCTGGTGGTTAATCAGAACGGAACTTCCTGGTCTTTACCTAAAGGCCATATTGAAGACAGTGAAGATGCCCTAACGGCTGCTAAACGGGAAATTTATGAAGAATCTGGGGTTGGTAATTTAAAATTGGTGAAGGATCTGGGCAGTTATCGGCGGTATAAGATCGGTTTGAATGGTGATGAAGATCCGACCGAACTTAAAACAATTCATATGTTTTTATTTCGGACCGACCAGGAAGTTTTAAATCCCCAGGATTCAGAAAACCCCGAAGCAAGGTGGGTTGAAAAAGATAAGGTAGCGGATTTATTGACACACCCGAAGGATAAAGAATTCTTTCTCCGAATTAAAAATGACCTATAA
- a CDS encoding enoyl-CoA hydratase-related protein: protein MEKKLIDYRVENGIAIIELNDPPANTYSYEMMRQLDDAILAARFDDQVYVLVIRGAGEKFFSAGANIKMLSEVSPQFKYNFCLHANETLNRLEHTPKLVIAALNGHTVGGGLEVAMACDIRIAKKDGGKIGLPEINLGVLPGTGGTQRLARLIGKSRAIELMVTGRTFSFEEALEMGLINYIFEEGDFFKQVLEYAQQFVPPNKASKAVGRIKRAVQSGLEISFAEALALERELQQQLFQSEDAKEGLSAYVEKRIPKFQGK, encoded by the coding sequence ATGGAAAAAAAATTGATTGATTATCGGGTTGAGAACGGGATAGCCATTATTGAGCTAAACGATCCTCCGGCAAATACTTACAGCTATGAAATGATGCGGCAATTGGATGATGCCATTTTAGCCGCACGATTTGATGACCAGGTTTACGTTCTGGTAATCCGTGGGGCAGGGGAAAAGTTCTTCTCGGCCGGGGCAAATATTAAGATGCTTTCAGAGGTATCGCCTCAATTTAAGTACAATTTCTGTCTTCATGCCAATGAAACATTGAATCGGCTCGAGCATACACCGAAACTGGTCATCGCTGCCCTGAATGGCCATACCGTTGGAGGTGGTCTTGAAGTGGCCATGGCCTGTGATATTCGGATCGCCAAGAAAGACGGAGGTAAAATCGGATTACCGGAGATCAACCTGGGAGTTTTGCCCGGAACCGGAGGAACTCAAAGATTAGCTCGTTTAATCGGTAAATCACGGGCCATAGAGTTGATGGTAACAGGTCGGACCTTTTCCTTTGAGGAGGCCCTGGAAATGGGCTTGATTAATTATATTTTCGAAGAAGGAGACTTCTTCAAGCAGGTCCTGGAATATGCCCAACAGTTTGTTCCCCCCAACAAAGCCAGTAAAGCAGTAGGCCGCATTAAACGGGCTGTTCAATCCGGTTTGGAAATTTCCTTTGCCGAAGCCCTGGCTCTGGAGCGTGAACTCCAACAACAACTTTTCCAATCCGAAGATGCTAAGGAAGGATTGAGTGCCTATGTAGAAAAACGGATACCCAAATTTCAAGGGAAATAA
- a CDS encoding enoyl-CoA hydratase/isomerase family protein, translating into MDFKCIQFEIEPPVARIVLNRPPLHILDLMTLEELHSALDLARGNPQLKVLILTGSGNKAFSAGVDIKDHLPDKVEAMIQKVHRVVETLSQVEAVTLAVVNGMALGGGCELVACCDLAIAASEAVFGQPEIKLGIFAPVASALLPHQIGYKKASELLLTGDPISAYEARELGLINQVVPFEELEKATTDLINRLIDKSAVGLKLAKRALVCGAISPWKETLPSIEGLYLNTLMKTHDAEEGLKAFLEKRRPIWKNQ; encoded by the coding sequence ATGGATTTTAAGTGTATCCAGTTCGAAATAGAACCTCCTGTAGCCCGAATTGTCTTGAATCGACCACCCCTTCATATTCTGGATTTAATGACCCTGGAGGAGCTTCATAGCGCGTTGGATCTGGCTCGGGGAAACCCTCAACTTAAGGTTTTGATTTTAACCGGAAGTGGAAATAAAGCCTTTTCGGCAGGAGTGGATATCAAGGACCACCTCCCCGACAAAGTTGAGGCCATGATCCAGAAGGTTCATAGGGTGGTAGAGACACTTAGTCAGGTGGAGGCCGTTACGTTGGCCGTTGTGAACGGAATGGCCCTGGGAGGTGGTTGTGAGTTGGTGGCCTGTTGTGACCTGGCCATCGCTGCTTCAGAAGCTGTTTTCGGACAACCAGAGATCAAACTGGGGATCTTTGCTCCTGTTGCTTCGGCTCTGTTGCCCCACCAAATAGGATATAAAAAAGCTTCCGAACTACTTCTGACCGGAGACCCTATCTCGGCCTATGAAGCCAGAGAATTAGGTCTGATCAACCAGGTGGTACCCTTTGAGGAGTTGGAAAAGGCAACCACGGATCTTATCAATCGTTTAATCGATAAAAGTGCTGTGGGGTTAAAACTGGCTAAACGGGCGCTTGTGTGCGGAGCCATATCTCCCTGGAAAGAAACTTTACCTTCCATTGAAGGTCTCTACCTGAATACTCTGATGAAAACCCACGACGCCGAAGAAGGATTAAAAGCCTTCCTGGAAAAACGACGACCCATATGGAAGAACCAATAA
- a CDS encoding glycine/sarcosine/betaine reductase selenoprotein B family protein: protein MKKISAKGQRFITCCLLPTLKEMEISRLCIPYTPFTGKLEESKVALVSTAGVHLKDQPPFILDGDTSFRIIPGNVESRDLRITHGHYDHSDADKDINCVFPIDRLRELAQEKFIGAVSEIHISMGYTQAFREVREKTIPEIVKQIQNSRADITLMTGG from the coding sequence ATTAAAAAGATAAGCGCCAAAGGGCAGAGGTTTATAACCTGTTGCTTACTACCCACTTTAAAAGAAATGGAAATCTCCCGTTTGTGTATTCCTTACACACCCTTTACCGGTAAGCTTGAAGAAAGTAAAGTGGCACTGGTCAGTACGGCCGGTGTGCATTTGAAAGACCAGCCTCCTTTTATTTTAGATGGAGATACAAGTTTTCGTATAATTCCAGGAAATGTAGAAAGCCGAGATCTCAGGATCACCCACGGACACTACGACCATTCCGATGCAGATAAGGATATTAACTGCGTTTTCCCTATAGATCGCCTGAGAGAACTGGCCCAGGAAAAATTTATCGGTGCGGTTTCTGAAATTCATATCAGCATGGGCTATACCCAGGCTTTTAGAGAGGTCCGTGAGAAAACCATTCCAGAAATTGTCAAGCAGATCCAGAATAGCCGGGCCGATATTACCCTGATGACGGGCGGGTGA